Part of the Bacteroides acidifaciens genome, TTCCGGTGTAGCATCCGTTTAAGATATGAACTGAATAAACACTGGTTGTTCATCACCAAGTTCGGGGAAACCGTTTATTTGGACCGTAATGAAATAGGTTCCGGCAATGATTTAATTCATGGGAATAAAAAAGCGGATATACAAATGCAACTGCGTATTAAGTTTTAATGTATATTTGTCTGCTGAAAAAAATTAAAAGAATACGATATTAAATGGATGACAGAGCGGCTTTTGACAAAATGTTTAATGAATGGTATGCACAGTTTGTATATTTTGCATACTATTTCATAAATGACGCTGAGGTATGCAGGGATATCGTAAGTGATGCTTTTGAGTATTTATGGCGTAATTATGAAAAGATAGAAGAATCCACAGCTAAAACTTATCTTTATACAATCATCCGTACACGTTGCATTGACTATATGCGCAAGCAAAATATCCATGAAGAATATGTAGAGTTTACTTCGCAATTAACCGATAAAATGATAGAAGTCGATTCGCAACATCTTGATTCCCGTATTCTGCGTATTCGTGAAGCTATGAAAAAGTTGACTCCTTATAATTATCGTATACTGGAAGCATGCTATATTCATCATAAGAAATATAAAGAAGTGGCCGAAGAACTGAATGTGAGTGTTGCGGCCATCCATAAGAATATAGTGAAAGCTTTGCGTATTCTTCGCGAAGAATTGGGGCAAAAGGGTAACCGGAACAGACTTTAAATCGTAAATATATATATTGAATACATTATTTATGGATGAAAAGAATATAAATATAAGCAAGTCGGAAGAAGAACTCCTGGAGATTATGGAGAATCGTTCGCATATAACTGCTGACCAATTGCATCATTTGAAAGAAGATGAGGAATGCTTGCAAGCATGTGCTGATTTGGCAGAGGCTGTGATAGAAATGCAGAAAGAGAAAAATTTACTGGCAATTGATGTTCGGAAAGAGTTATCAGATTTTCGTAAAAAGCATTCTCAAAACGACAGGAGAAAAAATACGCGTATACTGTGGACTAGTGTTGCAGGTATAGCGGCAACTGTTGTCGTAATATTGGTTTTACGTGCAATGATGATTTCATCACAACCGGAAACCATTAAAGTGTTTCAAGCCGATCACA contains:
- a CDS encoding sigma-70 family RNA polymerase sigma factor is translated as MDDRAAFDKMFNEWYAQFVYFAYYFINDAEVCRDIVSDAFEYLWRNYEKIEESTAKTYLYTIIRTRCIDYMRKQNIHEEYVEFTSQLTDKMIEVDSQHLDSRILRIREAMKKLTPYNYRILEACYIHHKKYKEVAEELNVSVAAIHKNIVKALRILREELGQKGNRNRL